From the Lysobacterales bacterium genome, one window contains:
- a CDS encoding NAD-dependent succinate-semialdehyde dehydrogenase, whose translation MTIEIVNPWTGQVDYRYAMMDGAAIEAKLAAAERAFPAWSGLTLDERAAVLNTVARALRAGREAIAGFVTAEMGKLRREALAEIEKSAGCCEYYAAHAAQYLDDDMIATEAKRSFVSYEPIGCVLAVMPWNFPIWQVFRFLAPALMAGNVALLKHATNVPRCADVIERVLREAGVPEGVFATLHVDNTQTAALIADARIRAVTLTGSERAGRSVAATAGAHLKKCVMELGGSDPFVVLADADLDAAMPIALSSRFGNAGQTCIAAKRFIVVDAVADAFIERFVDSARMLAVGDPSVDATTLAPMARADLRDAVHRQVQASVTAGAKLLCGGDPLPLPTAYPATILDHVAPGMPAYHEELFGPAASILRVRDEADAARVANDTSFGLGASVWTRDRERGERVARGIAAGAVFVNALVRSDVRLPFGGTKSSGFGRELAGHGIHEFMNIKTIYVA comes from the coding sequence ATGACCATCGAGATCGTGAATCCCTGGACCGGGCAGGTCGACTATCGCTACGCGATGATGGATGGCGCCGCCATCGAGGCGAAGCTGGCGGCGGCCGAGCGTGCGTTCCCGGCCTGGTCGGGGCTGACGCTGGACGAGCGCGCTGCAGTGTTGAACACGGTCGCGCGCGCCTTGCGGGCTGGCCGGGAAGCCATCGCCGGCTTCGTCACGGCGGAGATGGGCAAGCTGCGTCGCGAAGCACTGGCCGAGATCGAGAAATCGGCCGGGTGCTGCGAGTACTACGCAGCGCATGCCGCGCAGTATCTCGATGACGACATGATCGCGACCGAGGCGAAGCGCAGCTTCGTCAGCTACGAGCCGATCGGCTGCGTGCTGGCCGTGATGCCGTGGAATTTCCCGATCTGGCAGGTGTTCCGTTTCCTCGCACCGGCGCTGATGGCCGGCAATGTCGCGTTGCTGAAACACGCGACCAATGTGCCGCGTTGCGCCGACGTGATCGAACGCGTCCTGCGCGAGGCGGGCGTGCCCGAGGGCGTGTTCGCGACGCTGCATGTCGACAACACACAAACCGCGGCGCTGATCGCCGATGCGCGCATCCGGGCGGTGACCTTGACCGGCAGCGAGCGTGCCGGGCGTTCGGTCGCGGCGACGGCGGGTGCGCACCTGAAGAAATGCGTGATGGAGCTCGGCGGCAGCGATCCCTTCGTGGTGCTGGCCGATGCCGACCTCGACGCGGCGATGCCGATCGCGCTGTCCTCGCGCTTCGGCAATGCCGGGCAGACCTGTATCGCGGCCAAGCGTTTCATCGTGGTCGATGCCGTGGCCGATGCGTTCATCGAGCGCTTCGTCGATAGCGCGCGGATGCTCGCCGTCGGCGACCCGAGCGTCGATGCCACCACGCTCGCGCCGATGGCGCGTGCCGATCTGCGTGATGCCGTGCATCGACAGGTGCAGGCCAGCGTGACCGCGGGTGCGAAGCTGCTGTGCGGCGGCGATCCGCTGCCGCTGCCGACCGCCTATCCGGCGACGATTCTCGATCATGTCGCGCCGGGCATGCCGGCCTATCACGAGGAACTGTTCGGCCCGGCCGCGTCGATCCTGCGCGTGCGCGACGAAGCCGACGCCGCACGCGTCGCCAACGACACCAGCTTCGGTCTCGGCGCCAGCGTCTGGACGCGCGACCGCGAACGCGGCGAGCGCGTTGCCCGTGGCATCGCCGCCGGTGCAGTCTTCGTCAACGCACTG
- a CDS encoding glutamine synthetase, with protein sequence MAKKRSEAKQASKAAEAEKSESSLKRWLKDRRITEVECLVPDITGNARGKIIPAAKFSHDYGTRLPEGIFATTVTGDYPDNYDDLVSPSDSDMVLRPDADTVRMVPWASAPTAQVIHDCYTKDGRPHELAPRNVLRRVLSLYEGLGIQPVIAPELEFFLVQKNTDPDFPLAPPAGRSGRPETARQSYSIDAVNEFDPILDDMYDYAEAMELDVDTLIHESGAAQLEVNFQHADPMSRADQVFLFKRTMRECALRHGIYATFLAKPMENEPGSSMHIHQSMIDAKTGKNVFAGGKIGKHSELFMHYLGGLQKYVPMAMAFFGPNVNSYRRLALGQVAPINVQWGYDNRTCGLRVPMDTPENTRVESRFAGSDANPYLAIAATLACGWLGIKEKLLPTEPLTGSAQSFGYELPRSLEAALSQLRDCEELEGLLGKRFVNAYISVKQKEYETFFRVISSWEREFLLLNV encoded by the coding sequence ATGGCGAAGAAACGATCCGAAGCAAAACAGGCCAGCAAGGCCGCCGAGGCAGAGAAGAGCGAAAGCTCGCTCAAGCGCTGGTTGAAAGACCGCCGCATCACCGAAGTCGAGTGCCTGGTGCCGGACATCACCGGCAACGCCCGCGGCAAGATCATCCCCGCCGCGAAGTTCTCGCATGACTACGGCACGCGCCTGCCCGAAGGCATCTTCGCGACCACGGTCACCGGCGACTATCCCGACAACTACGATGATCTCGTGAGCCCGTCCGACTCGGACATGGTGCTGCGACCCGACGCCGACACCGTGCGCATGGTGCCGTGGGCGAGCGCGCCGACCGCCCAGGTCATCCACGATTGCTACACCAAGGATGGCCGCCCGCATGAACTGGCGCCGCGCAACGTGCTGCGGCGGGTGTTGTCGCTGTACGAGGGACTCGGCATCCAGCCGGTGATCGCGCCCGAGCTCGAGTTCTTCCTGGTGCAGAAGAACACCGACCCGGACTTCCCGCTGGCGCCGCCGGCCGGGCGTTCCGGTCGTCCGGAAACCGCGCGGCAGTCGTATTCGATCGACGCAGTGAACGAGTTCGATCCGATCCTCGACGACATGTACGACTACGCCGAGGCCATGGAGCTGGACGTCGACACGCTGATCCACGAATCCGGCGCGGCCCAGCTCGAAGTGAACTTCCAGCATGCCGATCCGATGTCGCGCGCCGATCAGGTCTTCCTGTTCAAGCGCACCATGCGCGAATGCGCGTTGCGCCATGGCATCTATGCGACTTTTCTTGCGAAACCGATGGAGAACGAGCCGGGCAGTTCGATGCACATCCATCAGTCGATGATCGATGCGAAGACCGGCAAGAACGTGTTCGCCGGCGGCAAGATCGGCAAGCACAGCGAACTGTTCATGCATTATCTCGGCGGGTTGCAGAAGTACGTGCCGATGGCGATGGCATTCTTCGGTCCGAACGTGAACTCCTATCGCCGCCTGGCGCTCGGTCAGGTCGCGCCGATCAATGTGCAATGGGGCTACGACAACCGCACCTGCGGTTTGCGCGTGCCGATGGACACGCCGGAGAACACCCGCGTCGAAAGCCGTTTCGCCGGGTCGGACGCGAACCCGTATCTCGCCATCGCCGCGACCCTGGCCTGCGGTTGGCTCGGCATCAAGGAAAAACTCTTGCCGACCGAACCCTTGACCGGCAGTGCGCAAAGTTTTGGCTACGAACTGCCGCGCTCGCTCGAAGCCGCATTGTCGCAATTGCGTGACTGCGAGGAGCTTGAAGGCCTGCTCGGCAAGCGCTTCGTGAACGCCTACATCTCGGTGAAGCAGAAGGAATACGAGACCTTCTTCCGCGTCATCAGCTCGTGGGAACGCGAGTTCCTGCTGCTCAATGTCTGA
- a CDS encoding aspartate aminotransferase family protein, whose product MNLPNIRELQQLDAAYHLHPFNDNAALAKRGTRILTKGEGCYVWDAEGNKLLDAFAGLWCVNVGYGRKELGAAAAKQMEQLAYYNSFFMCTTEPTVRLAAKLAELSPGDLNHAFFTNSGSEANDTILRMVRHFWAVQDQPQKNIIIGRHNGYHGSTVAGASLGGMKGMHKQGGLPIPDIQHIDEPFFFIDGGDLSPDEYGRVAARRLEAKILELGPERVAAFIGEPIMGAIGVYIPPMTYWPEIERICRKYDVLLIADEVICGFGRTGEWFGQQYFGFQADIMPIAKGLSSGYIPIGAVMFNDRVAKVLAEKGGELAHGYTYSGHPVCAAVALENIRLLQDEKIVETAKHEIAPYLASRWAELGTHALVGEARIAGLVGALELVPDKSQRKFFSERGKVGVICRDFALKEGLILRATYDAMLLSPPLVITKAQVDELFEKTWRALNHTAEALGVATAV is encoded by the coding sequence ATGAATCTTCCGAACATCCGCGAGCTGCAGCAGCTCGATGCCGCCTACCACCTGCATCCATTCAACGACAACGCGGCCTTGGCCAAGCGCGGCACCCGCATCCTGACCAAGGGCGAGGGTTGTTATGTCTGGGATGCCGAGGGCAACAAGTTGCTCGATGCGTTTGCGGGGCTGTGGTGCGTGAATGTCGGTTATGGGCGCAAGGAGCTCGGTGCCGCGGCGGCAAAGCAGATGGAGCAGCTCGCCTACTACAACAGCTTCTTCATGTGCACGACCGAGCCGACCGTGCGCCTCGCCGCCAAGCTCGCCGAGCTGTCTCCGGGCGACTTGAACCACGCCTTCTTCACCAACTCGGGTTCGGAAGCGAACGACACCATCCTGCGCATGGTGCGGCACTTCTGGGCGGTGCAGGACCAGCCGCAGAAGAACATCATCATTGGACGCCACAACGGGTATCACGGCAGCACGGTTGCGGGCGCCAGCCTCGGCGGCATGAAGGGCATGCACAAGCAGGGTGGCTTGCCGATTCCCGACATCCAGCACATCGACGAACCGTTCTTCTTCATCGACGGCGGCGACCTGTCGCCCGACGAATACGGACGCGTTGCCGCACGCCGTCTCGAAGCCAAGATCCTTGAACTCGGGCCGGAGCGCGTCGCCGCCTTCATCGGCGAGCCGATCATGGGCGCGATCGGCGTCTACATTCCGCCGATGACGTATTGGCCCGAGATCGAGCGCATCTGCCGCAAGTACGACGTGCTGCTGATCGCGGACGAAGTGATTTGCGGTTTCGGCCGCACCGGCGAATGGTTCGGCCAGCAATATTTCGGCTTCCAGGCCGACATCATGCCGATCGCGAAAGGCCTGAGTTCCGGCTATATCCCGATCGGCGCGGTGATGTTCAACGATCGCGTCGCCAAGGTGTTGGCCGAGAAGGGTGGCGAGCTCGCGCACGGCTATACCTATTCCGGGCACCCGGTCTGCGCGGCGGTGGCGCTCGAGAACATTCGCTTGTTGCAGGACGAGAAGATCGTCGAGACCGCGAAGCACGAGATCGCGCCCTATCTCGCGAGCCGCTGGGCCGAACTCGGCACCCATGCGCTGGTCGGCGAGGCACGCATTGCCGGACTGGTCGGCGCGCTGGAACTGGTGCCGGACAAGTCGCAGCGCAAGTTCTTCAGCGAGCGTGGCAAGGTCGGCGTGATCTGCCGTGACTTCGCGCTCAAGGAAGGCCTGATCCTGCGCGCGACCTATGATGCGATGCTGCTGTCGCCGCCACTGGTGATCACCAAGGCGCAGGTCGACGAGTTGTTCGAGAAGACGTGGCGTGCGCTGAATCACACCGCCGAGGCATTGGGCGTCGCGACCGCGGTCTGA
- a CDS encoding ABC transporter permease subunit, translating into MMARLRRYLPDGKWAVIAPPYFWMLLFFAVPFAIALKISFANIQIAMPPYTSLTSWASDTLTVKFNIANYLFLLRDSLYINAYLSSLKIAVVATFFCLLVGYPIAYAISRLPTASRNTALMLVVLPSWTSFLIRIYAWIGILKNNGLLNNFLMWLGVIDEPLKILHTPVAVYIGIVYAYLPFMILPLYTNLVKHDHRLLEAAYDLGCRPWQAFLKITLPLSKAGIIAGSMLVMIPVVGEFVIPELMGGADTLMIGRVLWQEFFNNRDWPVASAVAIVMLVLLIVPIMIFHHYQSKELEGRLT; encoded by the coding sequence ATGATGGCCCGCCTGCGACGCTACCTGCCGGATGGCAAGTGGGCGGTGATCGCGCCGCCGTATTTCTGGATGCTGCTGTTTTTCGCGGTGCCGTTCGCGATCGCGCTGAAGATCAGTTTCGCGAACATCCAGATCGCCATGCCGCCCTACACCAGCCTGACCAGCTGGGCCAGCGACACGCTGACGGTCAAGTTCAACATCGCGAACTACCTGTTTCTGCTGCGCGACTCGCTCTACATCAATGCCTATTTGAGCTCGCTGAAGATCGCCGTCGTTGCGACCTTCTTCTGCCTGCTGGTCGGCTATCCGATCGCCTACGCGATCTCGCGCCTGCCGACCGCGTCGCGCAATACGGCACTGATGCTGGTCGTGCTGCCGTCATGGACGTCGTTCCTGATCCGCATCTATGCCTGGATCGGCATCCTCAAGAACAACGGCCTGCTCAACAACTTCCTGATGTGGCTGGGCGTGATCGACGAGCCGCTGAAGATCCTGCACACGCCCGTCGCGGTCTACATCGGCATCGTCTATGCCTACCTGCCGTTCATGATCCTGCCGCTCTACACGAATCTGGTGAAGCACGATCATCGCCTGCTCGAAGCGGCTTACGACCTGGGCTGCCGGCCATGGCAGGCCTTCCTGAAGATCACCTTGCCGCTGTCCAAGGCCGGCATCATCGCCGGCTCGATGCTGGTGATGATCCCGGTGGTCGGCGAGTTCGTCATTCCAGAACTCATGGGCGGCGCCGACACCCTGATGATCGGGCGCGTGCTCTGGCAGGAATTCTTCAACAACCGCGACTGGCCGGTGGCCTCGGCGGTGGCGATCGTCATGCTGGTGCTGCTGATCGTGCCGATCATGATCTTCCACCACTACCAGTCGAAGGAACTGGAAGGACGGCTGACATGA
- a CDS encoding ABC transporter permease subunit, which yields MSVAKTSWFTRSTLLLGFAFLYLPMLILIIYSFNENRLVTVWSGFSLKWYGELFRDKQMIDAAKVSLEIAFMTACASVVLGTMAAMVMTRFRQFPGKSLFSALMTAPLVMPEVITGLSILLLFVAMGENFGLFQERGVMTIWIAHVTFCVAFVTVVISSRLGELDKSLEEAAMDLGANRVKVFFLITLPIIAPALASGWLLAFTLSLDDLVISSFVSGPSSTTLPMKVFSSVRMGVSPKINALATLLIGIVSVAAFIGWWMMAREERQRQRDMQLALQQGG from the coding sequence ATGAGTGTTGCGAAGACCTCGTGGTTCACGCGTTCGACGCTGCTGCTCGGGTTCGCGTTCCTGTACCTGCCGATGCTCATCCTGATCATCTACTCGTTCAACGAGAATCGGCTGGTGACGGTGTGGTCCGGCTTTTCGCTGAAGTGGTATGGCGAGCTGTTCCGCGACAAGCAGATGATCGACGCCGCCAAGGTCAGTCTCGAAATCGCGTTCATGACCGCGTGTGCCTCGGTCGTGCTCGGCACGATGGCGGCGATGGTGATGACTCGCTTTCGGCAGTTCCCAGGAAAATCGCTGTTCTCGGCGCTGATGACGGCACCGCTGGTGATGCCGGAAGTGATCACCGGTCTGTCGATCCTGCTGCTGTTCGTGGCCATGGGCGAGAACTTCGGCCTGTTCCAGGAGCGCGGCGTGATGACGATCTGGATCGCGCACGTGACCTTCTGCGTCGCCTTCGTCACTGTGGTGATTTCCTCGCGTCTGGGCGAACTCGACAAGTCGCTCGAAGAAGCCGCGATGGACCTCGGCGCGAACCGGGTCAAGGTGTTCTTCCTGATCACCTTGCCGATCATCGCGCCGGCACTGGCCTCGGGCTGGCTGCTCGCGTTCACGCTGTCCCTGGATGACCTGGTGATTTCGAGCTTCGTCTCCGGGCCGTCGTCGACGACCCTGCCGATGAAGGTGTTTTCGTCCGTGCGCATGGGCGTGAGTCCGAAAATCAATGCGCTGGCGACGTTGCTGATCGGTATCGTGAGTGTCGCCGCCTTCATTGGCTGGTGGATGATGGCGCGCGAGGAACGTCAGCGTCAGCGCGACATGCAGCTGGCGCTCCAGCAGGGCGGTTGA
- the potA gene encoding polyamine ABC transporter ATP-binding protein, with protein sequence MAATATSVAASTASAKAEPLREDYVRIDDLTKEYDGFRAVDDVSLTIRQGEIFALLGASGCGKSTLLRCLAGFEKPTYGKIDLDGSSIVELAPFDRPINMMFQSYALFPHMTVEQNIGFGLKMAGHSKDRIKTRVDEMLNLVQMSKFAKRKPHQLSGGQQQRVALARSLALSPKLLLLDEPMGALDKKLRSQMQLELVNIIERLGVTCVMVTHDQEEAMTMATRIAIMDAGKIRQIGTPDEIYEQPASKFVAQFIGSVNLIEGTIEDDEKDHVTIRSDVLENAIFVGHGVTGFEGQAVAYALRPEKIKIEKDEPAQERNKARGTIEDIAYFGTHSVYHVRLATGKKLLVHFMNAKRWASERFTWNDPVWLSWGENAGVVLTS encoded by the coding sequence ATGGCTGCCACCGCAACATCCGTCGCCGCTTCGACCGCCAGTGCGAAAGCCGAGCCGCTGCGCGAAGACTACGTTCGCATCGACGACCTGACCAAGGAATACGACGGCTTCCGTGCCGTCGACGACGTCAGCCTGACCATCCGCCAGGGCGAGATCTTTGCCCTCCTCGGTGCCTCCGGCTGCGGCAAGTCGACCCTGTTGCGTTGCCTTGCGGGCTTCGAGAAACCGACCTACGGCAAGATCGATCTCGATGGCAGCAGCATCGTCGAATTGGCGCCCTTCGATCGCCCGATCAACATGATGTTCCAGAGTTATGCGCTGTTTCCGCACATGACCGTCGAACAGAACATCGGCTTCGGTCTGAAGATGGCCGGCCACTCGAAAGACCGGATCAAGACGCGCGTCGACGAAATGCTGAACCTGGTGCAGATGAGCAAGTTCGCGAAGCGCAAGCCGCATCAGCTGTCCGGCGGCCAGCAGCAGCGCGTGGCGCTGGCGCGTTCGCTGGCGTTGAGTCCGAAACTGCTGCTGCTGGACGAGCCGATGGGTGCGCTCGACAAGAAGCTGCGTTCCCAGATGCAGCTCGAACTGGTGAACATCATCGAGCGTCTCGGCGTCACCTGCGTGATGGTCACGCACGACCAGGAAGAGGCGATGACGATGGCGACGCGCATCGCGATCATGGATGCCGGCAAGATCCGCCAGATCGGGACGCCGGACGAAATCTACGAACAGCCAGCGTCGAAGTTCGTCGCGCAGTTCATCGGTTCGGTGAATCTGATCGAAGGCACGATCGAGGACGACGAGAAGGACCACGTCACCATCCGCAGCGATGTGCTCGAAAATGCGATTTTCGTCGGCCACGGCGTGACCGGCTTCGAAGGTCAGGCGGTGGCCTATGCGCTGCGCCCGGAGAAGATCAAGATCGAGAAAGACGAGCCGGCACAGGAACGCAACAAGGCGCGCGGCACGATCGAGGACATCGCCTACTTCGGCACGCACTCGGTCTATCACGTGCGCCTCGCCACCGGAAAGAAGCTGCTCGTGCATTTCATGAATGCGAAGCGCTGGGCCTCCGAACGCTTCACCTGGAACGATCCGGTGTGGCTGAGCTGGGGCGAGAACGCCGGCGTGGTGCTGACCTCATGA
- a CDS encoding gamma-glutamyl-gamma-aminobutyrate hydrolase family protein, with the protein MRTRPLVGLPSDRRMIGHHPTQTVGEKYIRAVVDGAQCLPLLIPSLEPALDLHTVLSELDGLLLTGAYSNIEPHHYSEEPSWEGNLHDPVRDATTLRIVPLAIEIKIPVLAVCRGLQEVNVALGGTLHQKVHETAGFHDHREDKDAPLDVQYGPAHAIDLVPGGLLHRIAGREVEKVNSLHGQGIDKLAPGCVVEARARDGLIEAIRLDAPDPFLLAVQWHPEWKVRENPFYLGIFQAFASACRERAARRN; encoded by the coding sequence ATGCGTACGCGTCCACTCGTCGGCCTGCCTTCCGACCGCCGGATGATCGGCCATCATCCGACCCAGACGGTTGGCGAGAAATACATTCGCGCCGTCGTCGATGGCGCGCAGTGTCTGCCGCTGCTGATTCCGTCGCTGGAACCTGCGCTGGACCTGCACACGGTCTTGTCCGAACTCGATGGCCTGCTGCTGACTGGCGCCTACAGCAACATCGAGCCGCACCACTACAGCGAAGAACCGAGTTGGGAAGGCAACCTGCATGATCCGGTGCGCGATGCGACCACGCTGCGCATCGTTCCACTCGCGATCGAGATCAAGATTCCCGTGCTCGCGGTCTGCCGCGGGCTGCAGGAGGTGAATGTTGCGCTCGGCGGCACCTTGCACCAGAAGGTGCACGAGACGGCGGGCTTCCATGATCACCGTGAAGACAAGGATGCACCGCTCGACGTGCAATACGGGCCGGCGCACGCGATCGATCTGGTGCCGGGTGGCCTGCTGCATCGCATTGCCGGGCGTGAGGTCGAGAAGGTCAATTCGCTGCACGGGCAGGGCATCGACAAGCTCGCGCCCGGATGCGTGGTCGAAGCACGCGCGCGTGACGGCTTGATCGAGGCGATCCGGCTCGATGCACCCGATCCATTCCTGCTGGCCGTGCAATGGCACCCGGAATGGAAGGTTCGCGAGAATCCGTTCTATCTGGGCATTTTCCAGGCCTTCGCGAGCGCTTGCCGCGAACGCGCCGCTAGACGGAACTGA
- a CDS encoding glutamine synthetase, whose translation MTDEDDATLDLIVGCEQIDLILPDMNGLLRGKRVTRDALDKVYQNGVCLPMSLIGTDVTGNTVEETGLGYDIGDEDRICRPIPGTLRPIPWQGKPMAQCLIQMEDGQGGLFEANPREVLKRVVDRYKARGLTPVVAVELEFYLLDAELTIEGRPQTSINPATGRRNTTTQVYSMEDLNDYQGFTDAINDACRKQRIPADTAVAEYAPGQFEINLKHRSDAVQACDDAVMLKRAIKAVASKQGLLASFMAKPFADQAGSGTHIHVSVLDKNGQNIFACTPDAPAETLKHAVAGLQRTSTDCMLMFAPHANSYRRFVLNAFVPLNDCWGFNNRTVAMRIPHSDPANIRIEHRIAGADANPYLVTAAVLAGMLDGLENGGDPGPAIVGNAYEQTEMRELFWRDTLRDFMNSDFVASTFGEKFRHVFGQQKLKELRSFQREVTTLEIDWYLRLV comes from the coding sequence ATGACCGACGAAGACGATGCCACCCTCGACCTCATCGTCGGCTGCGAACAGATCGACCTGATCCTGCCCGACATGAACGGCCTGCTGCGCGGCAAGCGCGTGACCCGGGACGCGCTCGACAAGGTTTATCAGAACGGCGTGTGCCTGCCGATGTCGCTGATCGGTACCGACGTGACCGGCAATACCGTCGAGGAAACCGGTCTCGGCTACGACATCGGCGACGAAGACCGCATCTGCCGACCGATCCCCGGCACGCTGCGCCCGATCCCCTGGCAGGGCAAGCCGATGGCGCAATGCCTGATCCAGATGGAGGACGGCCAAGGGGGATTGTTCGAAGCGAATCCGCGTGAAGTGCTGAAGCGCGTCGTGGACCGCTACAAGGCCAGAGGATTGACGCCGGTCGTCGCCGTCGAACTGGAGTTCTACCTGCTGGATGCCGAACTGACGATCGAGGGGCGTCCGCAGACCTCGATCAATCCCGCCACCGGGCGTCGCAACACCACGACGCAGGTGTATTCGATGGAAGACCTGAATGACTATCAGGGCTTCACCGATGCCATCAATGATGCCTGCCGCAAGCAGCGCATTCCGGCCGACACCGCGGTCGCCGAATATGCGCCGGGCCAGTTCGAGATCAACCTGAAACATCGCAGCGACGCCGTGCAGGCCTGCGACGACGCGGTGATGCTCAAGCGCGCAATCAAGGCAGTCGCCTCGAAGCAGGGTTTGCTCGCCAGTTTCATGGCCAAGCCCTTTGCCGACCAGGCCGGCAGCGGCACGCATATCCACGTCAGCGTGCTCGACAAGAACGGGCAGAACATCTTCGCTTGCACCCCGGACGCACCTGCGGAAACGCTCAAGCACGCGGTCGCCGGACTGCAGCGCACCTCGACCGACTGCATGCTGATGTTCGCGCCGCATGCGAACAGCTATCGCCGCTTTGTACTGAACGCGTTCGTGCCGCTGAATGACTGCTGGGGCTTCAACAATCGCACAGTCGCGATGCGCATTCCGCACAGCGACCCGGCCAACATCCGCATCGAACACCGCATCGCCGGTGCCGATGCGAATCCGTACCTGGTCACTGCCGCAGTGCTCGCCGGCATGCTCGACGGGCTGGAGAACGGTGGCGATCCCGGCCCGGCCATCGTCGGCAACGCCTACGAACAGACCGAGATGCGCGAGCTGTTCTGGCGCGACACGCTGCGCGACTTCATGAACAGCGACTTCGTCGCGAGCACCTTCGGCGAGAAATTCCGGCATGTGTTCGGGCAACAAAAGCTGAAGGAACTGCGCAGCTTCCAGCGCGAAGTGACGACGCTGGAAATCGACTGGTACCTGCGACTGGTCTGA
- a CDS encoding extracellular solute-binding protein yields the protein MKKHWLGILIAGALAGCGGDKPADNAATTATTPAQPAAEEKVLNIYNWSDYIAEDTIANFEKETGIKVTYDVFDSNEILETKLVTGNTGYDIVVPSLSFLARQVQAGVFQPIDKSKIANYGNLDPKLMGTIAQLDEGNSYSVPYLWGTTGIGYNVAKVKEILGENAPVDTWAMVFEPENLKKLSACGVALLDTPSEMIPPVLKYLGEEPNSFDEAVIQKAVDRLQQLRPHITYFPSSQYINDLANGDICVAIGWSGDIFQARDRAAEAAKGVEIAYSIPKEGAPVWFDMMAIPKDAKHPGNAYKFIDYLMRPEVMAGISNYVSYANGVAPSLPLIDESVRSNPGVYPSEEVMGKLFTLAVLPPEVDRLFNRHWTTLKTGQ from the coding sequence ATGAAGAAGCATTGGCTCGGCATCCTGATCGCCGGCGCGCTCGCCGGTTGTGGTGGCGACAAGCCCGCGGACAACGCCGCGACGACCGCCACCACGCCCGCGCAGCCGGCGGCCGAGGAAAAGGTCCTGAACATCTACAACTGGTCCGACTACATCGCCGAGGACACGATCGCGAATTTCGAGAAGGAGACCGGCATCAAGGTCACCTATGACGTGTTCGACAGCAACGAAATTCTCGAAACCAAGCTCGTCACCGGCAATACCGGATACGACATCGTCGTGCCGTCGTTGTCCTTCCTCGCGCGTCAGGTCCAGGCCGGCGTATTCCAGCCGATCGACAAGTCGAAGATCGCGAACTACGGCAATCTCGACCCGAAGCTGATGGGCACCATCGCCCAGCTGGATGAAGGCAACAGCTACAGCGTGCCCTATCTGTGGGGCACCACCGGCATCGGCTACAACGTCGCCAAGGTCAAGGAAATCCTGGGCGAGAATGCGCCGGTTGACACTTGGGCGATGGTCTTCGAGCCGGAGAATCTGAAGAAGCTCTCGGCCTGTGGCGTTGCCCTGCTCGATACGCCATCCGAGATGATTCCGCCGGTGCTGAAGTATCTCGGCGAAGAACCGAACAGCTTCGATGAAGCGGTGATCCAGAAGGCGGTCGATCGCCTCCAGCAGCTGCGGCCGCACATCACCTACTTCCCCTCCTCGCAGTACATCAACGACCTCGCGAATGGCGACATCTGCGTCGCGATCGGCTGGTCGGGCGATATCTTCCAGGCCCGTGACCGCGCTGCAGAGGCCGCGAAGGGCGTCGAGATCGCGTATTCGATCCCGAAGGAAGGCGCGCCGGTCTGGTTTGACATGATGGCCATCCCGAAGGACGCCAAGCATCCCGGCAATGCCTACAAGTTCATCGATTACCTGATGCGCCCGGAAGTGATGGCGGGAATCTCGAACTACGTGTCCTACGCCAACGGCGTGGCGCCCTCGTTGCCGCTGATCGATGAGTCGGTGCGCAGCAATCCGGGTGTTTATCCGAGCGAAGAAGTGATGGGCAAGCTGTTCACGCTGGCGGTGCTGCCGCCGGAAGTGGACCGTCTGTTCAACCGCCACTGGACGACCCTGAAAACGGGTCAGTAA